The Nitrospirota bacterium genome has a segment encoding these proteins:
- a CDS encoding radical SAM protein, translating to MRVRLENFGGIVAFEKPALLVLADRALMRKMGHEGGARWSGETSVGLLSGPVEVHLSITDFCSNGCRHCYSNSTPAPSFRPPLDVLKQRVDDLHRLGALHVALGGGEPFTFDGLFDLAAYIREKGMIPNVTTSGRSMTEEQARQSRIFGQVNVSLDGVGEAYAVHRGYRGFEAADRALRLLRRRVKRVGINCVVSRKNFEVLEEVVRYAKSLKLNEVEFLRYKPTGRAAGRKPAALATSRSGQGWPDDAASAAASSYESTRLTEAQGRSFFPLLFEWTRRHRIRLKSDCSFVPFLCYHDPGVERLEHFTVQGCVAGNYLMAVHADGSASGCSFWTGAEAPLAELPNTWEDPGRFAVFRNWNQDAPEPCQSCAYLHLCRGGCRAVAAFATGDARQPDPECPKVIDYHRERISGDAVGH from the coding sequence ATGCGCGTCCGCCTCGAGAACTTCGGCGGCATCGTCGCATTTGAAAAGCCGGCGCTCCTGGTGCTGGCCGACCGCGCCCTCATGCGGAAGATGGGGCACGAAGGCGGCGCCCGCTGGTCGGGCGAGACCTCCGTGGGGCTCCTCTCGGGGCCCGTGGAAGTGCATCTCTCGATTACGGATTTCTGTTCCAATGGTTGCCGTCATTGCTACTCCAACTCCACACCCGCGCCGTCCTTCCGCCCCCCCCTCGACGTCCTGAAGCAGCGGGTGGATGATCTTCACCGCCTGGGCGCTCTCCACGTGGCTCTCGGCGGCGGGGAACCGTTCACCTTCGATGGGCTGTTCGATCTCGCCGCTTACATCCGCGAAAAAGGGATGATCCCCAATGTCACCACGAGCGGGAGGTCCATGACGGAAGAGCAGGCACGCCAAAGCCGTATCTTTGGCCAGGTCAATGTCAGTCTCGACGGCGTGGGGGAGGCGTATGCGGTCCATCGCGGATATCGGGGATTCGAGGCGGCCGATCGGGCCCTTCGGCTTCTCCGGCGGCGCGTCAAACGCGTCGGCATCAACTGCGTGGTGAGCCGGAAGAATTTCGAGGTGCTCGAAGAGGTCGTTCGCTACGCCAAATCGCTGAAGCTCAACGAGGTCGAATTCCTCCGGTACAAACCGACGGGGCGAGCCGCAGGCAGGAAGCCTGCGGCACTCGCAACCTCTCGCTCCGGCCAAGGATGGCCGGATGACGCGGCGAGTGCGGCGGCGTCCAGTTACGAAAGCACGCGCCTCACGGAAGCCCAGGGCCGATCGTTTTTTCCACTCCTGTTTGAATGGACTCGCCGGCACCGCATCCGGCTGAAATCCGACTGCTCGTTCGTGCCATTCCTTTGCTATCATGACCCCGGCGTGGAGCGATTGGAGCACTTCACCGTTCAGGGATGCGTCGCGGGGAACTACCTCATGGCGGTGCACGCGGATGGTTCGGCTTCCGGATGCAGCTTCTGGACCGGCGCCGAGGCCCCGCTGGCCGAGCTTCCAAATACATGGGAAGATCCCGGGCGTTTTGCCGTGTTCAGGAACTGGAATCAAGATGCGCCTGAACCATGTCAATCCTGCGCGTACCTTCACCTTTGCCGGGGCGGATGCCGGGCGGTCGCCGCTTTCGCGACAGGTGATGCCCGTCAGCCGGACCCCGAATGCCCCAAAGTCATCGACTACCACCGGGAACGGATCTCGGGCGACGCCGTTGGACACTGA
- a CDS encoding CoA ester lyase — protein sequence MFVLDDGKRVVVPRTELTYPGHDMKFHRNAADPVKSPVDLVMADLEDACPYEFKGDVSRKTIVEAFNTLNYGPKVVTFRPNNIKSSFFEADVRAVVTGAPNRFHGIILPKIFGPEDVRLVDKLLTECEKQAGWTYKIQIETLIENPVSLENAYEIAASSPRMAGLIFGIADYASWMRIRNIVEDQNVNFGYAKQRVCAAAKAHGLHAIDNVFLRLPRKGASPEDVAAIERGIREKNMGAAALGMDGTWVIHPSQAAISNECYTPSKDEIDNAKRVIELYHEQGGGAMFDHHRGEMVDEATAKMALGDLSKGVQAGLVEAAYLADKAARSAKITGYDILKAAKEVRANA from the coding sequence ATGTTTGTTCTCGATGACGGAAAAAGAGTCGTGGTCCCGCGGACGGAGCTCACGTATCCCGGTCACGACATGAAGTTCCACCGCAACGCGGCAGACCCGGTGAAATCCCCGGTCGATCTCGTGATGGCGGACCTCGAGGACGCCTGCCCCTACGAGTTCAAGGGCGACGTCAGCCGCAAGACGATCGTGGAGGCCTTCAACACGCTCAACTACGGGCCGAAGGTCGTCACGTTCAGGCCCAACAACATCAAGTCGTCGTTCTTCGAAGCCGACGTTCGTGCCGTGGTCACCGGCGCGCCCAACCGGTTCCACGGCATCATCCTTCCGAAGATTTTCGGGCCGGAAGATGTGCGGCTGGTAGACAAGCTCCTGACGGAGTGCGAGAAGCAGGCCGGCTGGACGTACAAGATCCAGATCGAAACGCTGATCGAGAATCCGGTTTCGCTCGAAAACGCCTACGAGATCGCCGCCTCCTCGCCCCGGATGGCGGGGCTCATTTTCGGCATCGCCGACTACGCCTCCTGGATGCGGATTCGCAATATCGTGGAGGATCAGAACGTCAATTTCGGATATGCAAAGCAGCGCGTGTGCGCCGCCGCGAAGGCGCACGGCCTGCACGCCATCGACAATGTGTTCCTCCGCCTTCCCCGCAAGGGTGCATCACCGGAGGACGTGGCTGCCATAGAACGCGGGATTCGTGAGAAGAACATGGGGGCCGCGGCGCTTGGAATGGACGGCACGTGGGTGATCCATCCCAGTCAGGCCGCAATTTCCAACGAGTGCTACACGCCGTCGAAGGACGAGATTGACAACGCCAAGCGCGTCATCGAGCTCTATCACGAACAGGGCGGCGGGGCGATGTTCGACCACCACCGGGGCGAGATGGTGGATGAGGCCACGGCCAAGATGGCGCTGGGCGACCTGAGCAAGGGCGTTCAAGCCGGCCTCGTGGAAGCCGCGTACCTGGCGGACAAAGCCGCGCGCAGCGCGAAGATCACGGGATATGACATTCTGAAGGCGGCCAAAGAGGTACGGGCGAACGCCTGA
- the mce gene encoding methylmalonyl-CoA epimerase, whose protein sequence is MFKKVDHIGIAVPSLEGALKFYEEVLGIHPDHFEEVEEQKVRTAFIPVGETHIELLEPTSPDSPIAKFIDKRGPGIHHLALGVENLEGKLADCKAKGAQLIDEKPRVGAHGKKIAFIHPKSTGGVLLELCETPRKK, encoded by the coding sequence ATGTTCAAGAAGGTGGACCACATCGGAATCGCCGTCCCGAGTCTGGAGGGCGCGCTGAAGTTCTACGAGGAGGTCCTCGGCATCCACCCGGATCATTTCGAAGAGGTGGAAGAACAGAAAGTCCGCACCGCCTTTATTCCGGTGGGCGAGACCCACATCGAGCTCCTGGAGCCGACCTCGCCGGACAGCCCGATCGCGAAATTCATCGACAAGCGGGGACCCGGCATCCACCACCTGGCGCTCGGCGTGGAGAACCTCGAAGGAAAACTGGCCGACTGCAAGGCGAAGGGCGCGCAGCTCATCGATGAGAAACCCCGCGTCGGCGCCCACGGGAAGAAGATTGCGTTTATCCACCCGAAATCAACGGGCGGTGTTCTTCTGGAACTTTGCGAAACGCCCAGGAAAAAGTAG